Proteins encoded in a region of the Tubulanus polymorphus chromosome 10, tnTubPoly1.2, whole genome shotgun sequence genome:
- the LOC141911984 gene encoding uncharacterized protein LOC141911984 has product MNNTTLTAAADVNETMPTLRMDKTVLITYVTLDSLFILACIVGNAYVISVIKRNLLCRSPNFIFILSVAVAHLLVGCIILPMFIVSHFPVHHMTDGVCKLIRYMEKVISTAGVVSLVPLTFNVFLQHSRFRRRFEISKFNGRITVLIIWLCSFVYATWAAVLYRRQVLMRWGDTKMWTVVTCEVPAELKYPYKVIIAMDTICLYFIPFTTMFAMYVGIFYWQWVGSGIQPQDGDTGEDPHLKDFELRIADESESSETKNSGRRYSITDSNPNATSNRVENGDRRAESVDLAGDVKIIDSKNGCADETGSTTANSNGVQSQLYFRRVLTISGVISLIVFGLCNLGICVMTIELLFDVDRDVHYKLKYGNLSKLIYYTQSWMNVVLLFAFNKRFRQAARGNIP; this is encoded by the coding sequence ATGAATAACACGACGCTGACCGCCGCCGCGGACGTCAACGAGACGATGCCGACTTTACGCATGGATAAAACCGTGTTGATAACGTACGTTACGTTAGACAGTCTGTTCATTCTAGCGTGCATCGTCGGCAACGCTTACGTCATTAGCGTTATAAAACGAAATCTGCTTTGTCGCTCGCCgaactttattttcattctcagcGTGGCCGTGGCTCACCTACTGGTCGGCTGTATCATTCTACCCATGTTCATAGTCAGCCATTTCCCCGTGCATCACATGACCGACGGCGTATGCAAATTAATCAGGTACATGGAGAAAGTGATCTCGACCGCCGGCGTGGTTAGTCTCGTCCCCCTGACGTTCAACGTCTTTCTACAACACAGCCGTTTCCGTCGCAGATTCGAAATTTCGAAATTCAACGGCCGAATAACGGTTTTGATAATATGGCTGTGCTCGTTCGTGTACGCGACCTGGGCGGCCGTTTTGTACCGTCGTCAAGTCCTGATGAGATGGGGCGACACTAAAATGTGGACGGTGGTTACGTGCGAGGTGCCTGCCGAATTGAAATACCCGTACAAAGTGATTATTGCTATGGATAcgatttgtttatatttcattccGTTTACGACAATGTTCGCGATGTATGTCGGGATATTCTACTGGCAGTGGGTCGGATCCGGGATACAACCGCAAGATGGCGACACCGGCGAAGACCCGCATCTGAAAGATTTCGAGTTACGAATCGCGGACGAATCCGAATCGTCGGAGACGAAAAATTCGGGTCGTCGCTATTCGATtacggattcgaacccaaacGCGACGTCGAATCGGGTTGAAAACGGCGACCGCCGCGCCGAAAGCGTTGATCTTGCGGGTGACGTGAAAATAATCGATTCTAAAAACGGCTGCGCGGATGAAACCGGCTCGACGACGGCAAACAGCAACGGCgtccaatcgcaattgtactTCCGGCGTGTTTTAACAATTTCCGGCGTGATTTCGTTGATCGTGTTCGGATTGTGTAATCTAGGGATATGCGTAATGACGATCGAACTGCTATTCGACGTTGATCGCGACGTTCACTATAAACTGAAGTACGGCAATCTGTCGAAACTGATCTACTACACGCAGAGTTGGATGAACGTCGTATTGTTATTCGCTTTCAACAAACGCTTTCGTCAGGCGGCGCGAGGGAATATACCGTGA